GCATGCGGCGCTGGGTGGAGTACGAGCGCGGCGCCGCGGGCCCCGCCCTGATCTGGACCACGGGGCACCACTACGGCGACTGGCTCGACTTCGCGTCGACGCAGCCCGGCGGCGACCCCGGGCGCGCGGCCACGCCGAAGGACCTCGTCGCCACCGCCTTCTTCGCACACTCGGCCGACCTCGTCGCCCGCGCCGCCGCCGTGTTAGGCAACGCGGACGACGCGCGCGCGTACCGCGACCTCTTCGAGCGGGTCCGCGCGGCGTTCCAGCACACGTACGTTGCCGGCGACGGCCGGCTCTCGCCCGAGACGCAGACCGCGTACGCGCTCGCGCTCGAGTTCGACCTGCTGCCCGGCGGCCTGCGCCAGGCCGCGGGCGACCGGCTCGCCGCGGCCGTGAAGCAGTCCGGCCACCTTACGACCGGCTTCCTCGGCACCCCGCACCTCACCGACGCGCTGGTCCACACCGGGCACGTTCCCGAGGCGTACGGGCTGCTGTTGCGGCGCGACTACCCGTCGTGGCTCTACCCGATCACGCGCGGCGCGACGACGATGTGGGAGCGGTGGGACGGGGTGAAGCCCGACGGCACGTTCGAGGACGTCGGGATGAACTCGTTCAACCACTACGCCTACGGCGCGGTCGGCGACTGGATGTACCGCACGGTGGCCGGCCTCACGCTCGACCCCTCCGCGCCGGGCTACAAGCACGTGCTCGTCCAGCCGCACCCCGGCGGCCGCCTCACGTCGGCGAGCGCGACGCTCACCACGCCCTACGGCCCGGTCGGTTCGGCGTGGACGCTCGCCGGCGACACGTTCCGGCTCGCCGTGCGCGTGCCCGCGAACACGCGCGCGACCGTTCGGCTGCCGTTCGCGACGCTCGCCCGGGTGGCGGAGGGCGGCCGGCCGGTCGCGGCCGCCGCGGGCGTCACGCGGGCCGTGCAGGACGGCGAGGCCGTCCGCGTCGACGTCGGGTCGGGCGACTACCGCTTCACCTACCCGGCGCCGCGCCTCGCGGCGGTCGTCCGGACTCCCCCCGCCACCCCGCCCGCCGACGGAGGTCGGCACCCATGACCCACTCCCGCCGCCTCGC
This is a stretch of genomic DNA from Gemmatimonadetes bacterium T265. It encodes these proteins:
- a CDS encoding hypothetical protein (possible pseudo due to internal stop codon); the protein is MPTDTPARDERLGWIGDAEAFAPTAAFNYEVAPFFTKWLGDLAADQKASGSVPDVIPDVLTRARPDGGGSSGWADAATIVPWQLYLSYGDARLLERQYPSMRRWVEYERGAAGPALIWTTGHHYGDWLDFASTQPGGDPGRAATPKDLVATAFFAHSADLVARAAAVLGNADDARAYRDLFERVRAAFQHTYVAGDGRLSPETQTAYALALEFDLLPGGLRQAAGDRLAAAVKQSGHLTTGFLGTPHLTDALVHTGHVPEAYGLLLRRDYPSWLYPITRGATTMWERWDGVKPDGTFEDVGMNSFNHYAYGAVGDWMYRTVAGLTLDPSAPGYKHVLVQPHPGGRLTSASATLTTPYGPVGSAWTLAGDTFRLAVRVPANTRATVRLPFATLARVAEGGRPVAAAAGVTRAVQDGEAVRVDVGSGDYRFTYPAPRLAAVVRTPPATPPADGGRHP